A stretch of the Pseudomonadota bacterium genome encodes the following:
- a CDS encoding 4Fe-4S binding protein: MKKTYVLHFDKSNYDQPIVYRLIKDYNLVFNIRRAVILPKKESYLAMEISGDPSLMEQGLDYLMRQGVKVESINMSVKRNEELCIHCGACTAICPTGALSIERPSMLVSFDPDNCTACGLCVKTCPPRAMEVSF, translated from the coding sequence ATGAAAAAAACCTATGTGCTTCATTTTGATAAATCAAATTATGATCAACCGATCGTTTATCGTTTAATCAAGGATTATAATCTGGTTTTTAACATCCGGAGAGCGGTAATCCTGCCTAAAAAAGAAAGTTACCTGGCGATGGAAATCAGCGGTGATCCATCTTTGATGGAACAGGGACTTGACTATCTAATGAGGCAGGGGGTCAAGGTTGAGTCAATTAATATGAGTGTGAAACGTAATGAAGAATTATGCATTCATTGTGGTGCCTGTACTGCTATTTGTCCAACCGGGGCCTTAAGTATTGAACGTCCTTCGATGTTGGTTTCTTTTGATCCTGATAATTGTACCGCCTGTGGTTTATGCGTCAAGACCTGTCCGCCCCGGGCAATGGAGGTGAGCTTTTGA